In one Candidatus Omnitrophota bacterium genomic region, the following are encoded:
- a CDS encoding GIY-YIG nuclease family protein — MAKSIYSKPWFVYIAECKDKTLYTGIAIDVERRIHEHSNTNKCRYTRSRQPVVLKYKKRFKDHAEAWKREARIKKLNKKEKLKLIAGYEFTPLQKRRQNRKT; from the coding sequence ATGGCCAAATCCATTTATTCCAAGCCCTGGTTTGTTTATATAGCGGAGTGCAAGGATAAGACGTTATATACCGGGATCGCGATCGATGTCGAGAGAAGGATACACGAGCATAGTAATACCAACAAATGCCGTTATACGCGCTCGCGCCAGCCGGTTGTTTTGAAATATAAGAAGCGTTTTAAGGATCACGCCGAGGCGTGGAAGCGCGAGGCCCGGATAAAGAAATTAAATAAAAAAGAGAAGCTGAAATTGATCGCGGGATATGAATTTACTCCGCTTCAGAAACGTCGCCAAAATCGAAAGACTTGA
- a CDS encoding DUF362 domain-containing protein, whose protein sequence is MPEAKTKSKVYFIPVDNSTKQEEAVLRLEVLLKKSGFLDLIASGDKVAVKLHFGEQGNTGYVRPEYLRVICDQVKDRNALVFLADTNTLYRGKRTNSKDHLKLAYSHGFIPDKVNAEVLIPDDTRKEQVQDVVIDQKFIKTAKIARIFWDADVIIGVAHFKGHIMTGFGGALKNLGMGCATREGKLAQHSDVSPFVIASNCVGCKACEKACPAQAVVIKNKKSIINSAKCIGCASCIAACKYNAIEINWEAGGRDIQQKMIEHAKAVLENKKDKEVFINFCLKITQECDCLAQDDPRIAPDVGILVSTDPVSIDKASFDLVNAAAGKDVFKQAHPNRDGMIQLNYARELGLGSLDYDLILLTP, encoded by the coding sequence GTGCCTGAAGCCAAGACAAAAAGCAAGGTCTATTTTATCCCGGTAGATAATTCCACGAAGCAGGAAGAGGCTGTTTTGAGGCTGGAGGTTTTGCTTAAAAAAAGCGGGTTTCTGGATCTTATCGCTTCCGGCGATAAAGTAGCGGTGAAGCTGCATTTCGGGGAACAGGGCAATACCGGTTATGTCCGCCCGGAATATCTGAGGGTTATTTGCGATCAGGTCAAGGATAGAAACGCCTTGGTTTTCCTGGCGGATACCAATACGCTTTACCGCGGCAAAAGGACTAATTCTAAGGATCATCTGAAGTTGGCTTACAGCCATGGCTTTATCCCGGATAAAGTCAATGCCGAGGTGCTCATCCCGGATGATACCCGGAAAGAGCAGGTCCAGGATGTGGTTATTGACCAAAAATTCATTAAGACCGCTAAGATCGCCAGGATATTCTGGGATGCGGATGTTATTATTGGAGTGGCGCATTTCAAGGGGCATATTATGACCGGATTCGGCGGGGCTTTGAAGAATCTGGGAATGGGCTGCGCCACGCGGGAAGGAAAACTGGCCCAGCATTCAGATGTCTCGCCGTTCGTGATTGCGAGTAATTGCGTGGGGTGCAAGGCCTGTGAAAAGGCCTGCCCGGCCCAGGCCGTGGTTATCAAGAACAAGAAATCCATCATTAACAGCGCTAAATGTATCGGCTGCGCCAGCTGTATCGCCGCTTGCAAGTATAACGCCATTGAAATAAACTGGGAAGCGGGGGGCAGGGATATCCAGCAGAAGATGATCGAGCATGCCAAAGCAGTCTTAGAAAATAAAAAAGATAAAGAGGTGTTTATTAATTTCTGCCTGAAGATCACCCAGGAATGCGACTGCCTGGCACAGGATGACCCGCGGATCGCCCCGGATGTCGGGATACTTGTTTCCACTGATCCGGTAAGCATTGACAAGGCCAGTTTTGATTTGGTGAACGCGGCTGCCGGCAAAGATGTGTTCAAGCAAGCCCATCCTAACCGCGACGGCATGATCCAGTTGAATTATGCCCGGGAATTGGGCTTAGGCAGCCTTGACTACGATTTGATCCTTCTAACCCCGTAG
- a CDS encoding class I SAM-dependent methyltransferase has product MSEIQMRDFNIEAADWDSEPRRVKLAEDIIEAIKSEIPLNPQMDIMDFGCGTGLVGMSLRPAVRSLVCVDNSQGMLDVLKGKISRSGISRVTTRRADVSRGGELDGDYDCIVSAMALHHIENIAGLARRFYQVLRNGGYVCIADLDPDNGKFHEDNAGVFHQGFEHDNLNSVFAQAGFADIRFRAAAEVEKPSGKYRVFLMVGSKKNS; this is encoded by the coding sequence ATGTCGGAAATACAAATGAGGGATTTCAATATAGAGGCTGCTGATTGGGATTCAGAGCCGCGCAGGGTGAAGTTGGCTGAGGATATCATTGAAGCAATTAAAAGCGAGATTCCCTTGAATCCTCAAATGGATATCATGGATTTTGGGTGCGGCACAGGACTGGTGGGGATGTCGCTTAGGCCGGCAGTGCGATCCTTGGTTTGTGTGGATAATTCGCAAGGTATGCTTGATGTCCTGAAGGGCAAAATCTCCCGGTCCGGTATTAGCCGGGTGACTACCCGGCGCGCGGATGTTTCCCGGGGCGGGGAATTGGATGGGGATTATGATTGTATTGTCAGCGCTATGGCCTTGCATCATATCGAGAATATTGCCGGGTTAGCCAGGCGGTTTTATCAGGTATTGCGCAATGGCGGTTATGTCTGTATAGCTGACCTTGACCCGGACAACGGCAAGTTCCATGAAGATAATGCCGGGGTCTTTCATCAGGGGTTTGAACACGACAATCTCAACAGTGTTTTTGCGCAGGCGGGGTTTGCGGATATCCGTTTTCGGGCAGCCGCGGAGGTGGAGAAGCCTTCGGGAAAATACCGGGTATTCCTTATGGTGGGGAGCAAAAAAAACAGTTAA
- a CDS encoding NifB/NifX family molybdenum-iron cluster-binding protein: MRICIPTETMEGLNARVFSHFGSAPYFTVYDTERDQIEIINNTNADHQHGMCHPVDIIGPVSINAVICMGMGRRAVEKLNEAGIKAFRQEGETVAELIKRYKANELEELTAENACMHHHGGCH, translated from the coding sequence ATGAGGATATGTATACCGACCGAGACCATGGAAGGGTTGAATGCCAGGGTTTTTAGTCATTTCGGAAGCGCGCCCTACTTTACCGTTTATGACACAGAAAGAGATCAGATTGAAATTATCAACAATACTAACGCCGATCATCAGCATGGGATGTGCCATCCGGTCGACATTATCGGCCCGGTTTCGATCAATGCGGTAATTTGCATGGGTATGGGGCGCAGGGCGGTGGAGAAGCTGAATGAAGCGGGGATCAAGGCTTTTCGCCAGGAAGGCGAAACTGTGGCTGAACTGATAAAAAGATATAAAGCTAATGAGTTGGAGGAATTGACCGCGGAGAATGCCTGTATGCATCATCACGGCGGATGCCATTAA
- a CDS encoding DUF134 domain-containing protein, protein MPRPCRCRKIRCSIDTGYFKPRGIPVYMLEEVHLTLDELEAVRLADFQGLYQEAAARRMDISRQTFGNIIKSAHRKIADVLLNAKALKISGGTFKRVVSLKKEQ, encoded by the coding sequence ATGCCCAGGCCTTGCAGATGCAGAAAAATCCGCTGTAGCATTGATACGGGCTATTTCAAGCCGCGCGGAATACCCGTGTATATGCTTGAAGAGGTGCATCTTACTTTGGATGAGCTGGAAGCGGTCAGACTCGCGGATTTCCAGGGCCTGTATCAGGAAGCCGCAGCCCGCAGGATGGATATTTCCCGCCAGACATTCGGGAATATCATAAAATCAGCGCACAGGAAGATAGCCGACGTGCTTTTGAACGCCAAGGCGCTTAAGATATCCGGCGGAACATTTAAACGGGTTGTTTCATTAAAAAAGGAGCAGTAA
- a CDS encoding RNA-binding S4 domain-containing protein — MEFKLKYEFVELDNMLKLTQLVAGGAEAREYILSGAIRVNGQVENRIRRKLRAGDLVEFQGQQVSITAK, encoded by the coding sequence ATGGAATTCAAACTGAAATACGAGTTTGTGGAGTTGGATAATATGCTTAAATTGACGCAGCTTGTCGCTGGCGGGGCTGAGGCCAGGGAATATATATTGTCCGGCGCGATCAGGGTAAATGGCCAGGTCGAAAACAGGATCCGGCGCAAGCTGCGAGCGGGCGACCTGGTGGAATTTCAGGGTCAGCAGGTCAGTATTACCGCCAAATAA
- a CDS encoding bifunctional methionine sulfoxide reductase B/A protein, with protein sequence MNEPPKAEKIKIFDASTGEITEVDKVYKTNEEWKNILTPQQYQVTRLKGTEAPFSKQCPIPPKGEKGIYQCVGCGTDLFKYESKFESGTGWPSFWEPVSELNIRLESDDSLSIRRTEILCAICGAHLGHIFNDGAAPSGKRYCVNTVALKLAVQQKTAKTEKATFAAGCFWGVEAAFQGLIGKGVIFTRVGYTGGDFRNPTYEDVCSNKTGHAEAVEVVYDPAKISYSELLDLFWNIHDPTTPDQQGPDIGPQYRSAIFFHTAEQEKLAAASREKLGQSWRLKNRIVTEIVQAGEFYPAEDYHQEYYKKRGIKPDCRIPKR encoded by the coding sequence ATGAACGAGCCGCCTAAGGCCGAAAAAATAAAGATCTTTGACGCCTCAACCGGAGAAATTACGGAGGTTGATAAGGTTTATAAGACTAATGAGGAATGGAAGAATATCCTTACTCCCCAGCAGTATCAGGTGACCAGGCTTAAAGGCACAGAAGCGCCGTTCAGTAAGCAATGCCCTATTCCTCCTAAAGGAGAAAAGGGGATTTATCAGTGCGTTGGTTGCGGGACAGATTTGTTTAAATATGAGTCAAAATTCGAGTCCGGCACGGGTTGGCCCAGCTTTTGGGAGCCGGTGTCGGAGTTGAATATCCGGCTTGAATCGGATGATAGTTTAAGCATCCGCCGGACTGAAATACTCTGCGCCATCTGCGGCGCGCATTTAGGCCATATTTTTAATGACGGAGCGGCGCCCAGCGGAAAACGCTACTGCGTTAATACGGTGGCTTTGAAACTCGCGGTACAGCAAAAGACCGCGAAAACAGAGAAAGCTACTTTCGCTGCGGGGTGTTTTTGGGGCGTAGAGGCGGCTTTTCAAGGGCTTATCGGCAAAGGGGTCATCTTTACCAGGGTTGGCTATACCGGCGGGGATTTCAGAAATCCTACCTATGAAGATGTTTGTTCCAACAAAACAGGGCATGCCGAGGCGGTTGAAGTTGTTTATGATCCCGCGAAAATTTCCTATTCCGAACTGCTTGATCTGTTCTGGAATATACATGACCCGACTACGCCTGACCAACAGGGGCCGGATATAGGCCCGCAATACCGTTCGGCTATATTCTTTCATACGGCTGAACAGGAAAAACTCGCCGCGGCATCCCGGGAAAAGCTGGGGCAGTCCTGGAGGTTAAAGAATAGAATTGTTACTGAGATAGTTCAGGCAGGGGAGTTCTATCCGGCGGAAGACTATCATCAGGAGTATTACAAGAAACGCGGGATAAAGCCGGATTGCCGCATACCGAAGCGTTAA
- a CDS encoding nitroreductase family protein has protein sequence MITIEVDKKACKGDGRCVEVCPMLILKMNKNDRVPEFIPGGGELCINCGHCFACCPHGAIKLSTMDVKDAPRVEPAKLPAPEQAALFLKARRSVRAYKDEPVDRAAIEGLLDIARYAPSGINRQPVNWLVVMGKDKVHDLGGLVCKWMEGLVTVKSEIAQSLRFDRLIESWKNGQDRICRGAPGMVIAYGVKDDPMALQSCLIAGTYFELAAFGMGFGACWAGYVNMAINTDPQVRKAAGLSSRALAGAVMLLGYPKYRYSRIPGRNPAKIVWK, from the coding sequence ATGATCACTATTGAGGTTGATAAAAAGGCATGCAAAGGGGATGGACGGTGCGTTGAGGTATGCCCGATGCTCATCTTGAAAATGAATAAGAATGACCGCGTCCCGGAGTTTATTCCAGGCGGCGGTGAGCTTTGTATCAATTGCGGGCATTGTTTTGCCTGCTGCCCTCATGGCGCGATAAAGCTGTCGACCATGGATGTCAAGGATGCGCCGAGGGTTGAGCCAGCTAAATTGCCTGCCCCTGAGCAGGCGGCGTTGTTTCTAAAGGCCAGGCGCTCGGTCAGGGCCTATAAGGATGAGCCTGTGGATAGGGCGGCGATAGAGGGGCTTTTGGATATTGCCAGATACGCGCCTTCGGGGATAAATCGCCAGCCGGTTAATTGGCTGGTGGTCATGGGTAAAGATAAAGTCCATGATTTAGGGGGGCTGGTATGTAAATGGATGGAAGGGTTGGTAACCGTCAAGTCGGAAATAGCCCAATCCCTGCGTTTTGACCGCTTGATCGAGTCCTGGAAAAACGGGCAAGACCGGATCTGCCGGGGAGCTCCGGGTATGGTCATCGCCTATGGGGTTAAGGATGATCCTATGGCCCTGCAGTCATGCCTGATCGCGGGAACGTATTTTGAGCTGGCGGCATTCGGCATGGGTTTTGGCGCGTGTTGGGCAGGATATGTTAATATGGCGATAAATACGGATCCGCAGGTAAGGAAAGCCGCGGGTTTGTCTTCGCGGGCCTTAGCCGGCGCGGTGATGCTGCTGGGATATCCCAAATACCGTTATAGCCGGATCCCCGGCCGCAATCCAGCCAAGATCGTCTGGAAGTAG
- a CDS encoding methyltransferase domain-containing protein has translation MVRTRLPWGLKVYKWDAKEYSKNSHNQKRWAEGLLSQIRFRGDETVLDIGCGDGKISCRISELVPRGKVLGIDSSREMIRHARDTFKGRHNNLFFQKKDACRLGFKNKFDVIFSNACFHWIADHDSLLNSAGQALKPGGGLVVQMGAKGNIAGVIKAGDKLRRRKKWRGYFKGFTSPYHFSDPAAFTALLKRHGFKIRAMRTFVRYMEYTNAADFRDSLRTIWMPYSHRAPERLREEFLAETIAQYLKEHPAGKKGGIRVKMKRLEFYAEEINDHY, from the coding sequence ATGGTAAGAACGCGGCTGCCTTGGGGCTTAAAAGTGTATAAATGGGACGCTAAAGAGTACAGTAAAAATTCACATAACCAGAAACGCTGGGCTGAGGGGTTGCTAAGCCAGATCCGTTTTCGAGGCGATGAAACAGTCCTGGATATCGGGTGCGGGGACGGCAAGATCAGCTGCCGTATAAGCGAGTTAGTCCCCCGCGGTAAGGTCTTGGGAATAGACAGCTCCCGGGAAATGATCCGGCATGCCCGGGACACATTCAAGGGCAGGCACAATAATTTATTTTTTCAGAAAAAAGACGCCTGCAGGCTGGGGTTCAAGAACAAGTTTGATGTTATTTTCTCAAATGCCTGTTTTCATTGGATAGCGGATCATGATTCGCTTTTAAATAGCGCGGGCCAGGCGTTGAAACCCGGCGGAGGGCTCGTTGTTCAGATGGGCGCCAAGGGAAATATCGCCGGGGTGATCAAGGCGGGGGATAAACTCAGGCGCCGGAAAAAGTGGCGCGGGTATTTTAAGGGTTTCACGTCTCCGTATCATTTCTCCGACCCCGCGGCTTTTACAGCGCTGCTGAAGCGCCATGGCTTTAAAATAAGGGCCATGCGTACATTTGTCAGATATATGGAATATACCAACGCCGCGGATTTCAGGGATTCGCTGCGGACTATCTGGATGCCTTATTCTCACCGGGCGCCTGAACGCTTGCGTGAGGAATTCCTGGCTGAAACTATCGCGCAGTATTTAAAGGAGCATCCGGCGGGTAAGAAAGGCGGGATAAGGGTTAAAATGAAACGGTTGGAATTTTACGCGGAAGAGATTAATGATCACTATTGA
- a CDS encoding isoprenylcysteine carboxylmethyltransferase family protein, with the protein MQTKNNGKKNTLRALAGQIALLFLAVVIAFAGAGRIDYWQGWVYAGIMTLAGFLALAAFADKDGLAIERRNPGPGAKWWDKIFLTVSLPLTMVIVLVSAMDAGRFHWTGDLPALLYALSYAVCLLGICIVFWAIRSNEFFSSVVRIQLDRGHKVVVGGPYKFVRHPGYIGTILFTAAMPLILGSVCGLIGSGIVVGMIITRTVLEDGMLRKGLPGYAEYANKTRYRLFPGLW; encoded by the coding sequence ATGCAGACCAAAAATAACGGCAAAAAAAATACTTTAAGAGCGTTAGCAGGACAGATCGCGTTGTTGTTTTTGGCTGTTGTTATAGCGTTCGCCGGGGCAGGACGGATTGATTATTGGCAGGGATGGGTTTATGCCGGGATAATGACATTGGCCGGATTTTTAGCGTTGGCCGCCTTTGCTGATAAGGACGGGCTGGCGATAGAGCGCCGGAACCCGGGGCCGGGGGCGAAATGGTGGGATAAGATATTCCTGACGGTATCTTTGCCGCTTACAATGGTAATTGTTCTGGTTTCGGCCATGGATGCCGGGCGTTTTCACTGGACAGGGGATTTACCCGCGTTACTTTATGCGCTCAGTTACGCTGTATGCTTACTGGGGATCTGTATTGTGTTTTGGGCGATCCGCTCTAATGAGTTTTTCTCCAGCGTCGTTCGTATCCAGTTGGATAGAGGGCATAAGGTTGTTGTTGGCGGACCGTACAAATTTGTCCGGCATCCGGGTTATATTGGCACGATCTTGTTTACGGCCGCTATGCCGCTTATTTTGGGGTCGGTATGCGGGCTTATCGGTTCAGGCATAGTTGTTGGTATGATCATAACCCGCACAGTGCTTGAAGACGGGATGCTGCGCAAAGGGTTGCCGGGATATGCCGAATACGCGAATAAGACGCGATACCGGCTCTTCCCCGGATTATGGTAA